In Mus musculus strain C57BL/6J chromosome 9, GRCm38.p6 C57BL/6J, one genomic interval encodes:
- the Olfr913 gene encoding olfactory receptor 913, whose product MTFENASMVIEFILLGITDQPDLKIPFFLLFFVGYMITVLGNLTLIILIGLNSHLHTPMYFLLFNLSFIDLCYSSVITPKMLMSFIQKKNIISYTGCMIQLYFFCFFVISECYVLTSMAYDRYVAICNPLLYNVTLSSKVCCYLMLGSYFMGFSGAMIHTGCILRLTFCDGNTINHYFCDLLPLLQISCTSTYINEIELFIVAGKDIIVPTIIIFISYGFILFSVLKIKSTESRSKAFSTCSSHMLAVSLFFGSGAFMYLKPTSALSINKGKFSSLFYTIVVPMMNPLIYSLRNKDVKAALRKTLNRRIFSS is encoded by the coding sequence ATGACTTTTGAAAAtgcttctatggtaattgaattcATTCTCTTGGGGATAACAGACCAACCTGACCTCAAAATTCCATTTTTCCTACTCTTTTTTGTAGGATACATGATAACTGTGTTGGGAAATTTGACCTTGATCATTTTAATTGGGCTAAATTCTCAcctccacacacccatgtactttcTCTTGTTTAACTTGTCTTTCATTGATCTCTGTTATTCTTCTGTGATTACACCCAAAATGCTGATGAGCTTtatacaaaaaaagaatattatctCTTATACAGGGTGTATGATCCAGTTatacttcttttgcttttttgtcatTTCTGAGTGTTATGTGCTGACCTCAATGGCCTATGATCGCTATGTGGCAATCTGCAATCCACTGTTGTATAATGTTACCTTGTCTTCTAAGGTATGTTGTTATCTGATGCTTGGTTCGTATTTCATGGGATTTTCTGGTGCCATGATACACACTGGATGTATTCTAAGACTGACATTTTGTGATGGAAATACCATCAACCACTATTTTTGTGATCTCCTCCCTTTGCTGCAAATCTCCTGTACCAGCACCTATATCAATGAGATAGAGCTGTTCATTGTAGCAGGAAAAGACATAATTGTACCCACTATCATCATCTTTATCTCTTATGGCTTCATCCTCTTCAGtgttctcaaaataaaatccacTGAAAGCAGGTCTAAAGCTTTCAGCACCTGCAGTTCCCATATGCTtgctgtttctctcttctttggatCAGGTGCATTCATGTATCTTAAACCTACCTCAGCTCTATCTATCAATAAGGGgaaattctcttctcttttttataCCATTGTGGTTCCCATGATGAACCCTTTAATTTACAGCTTGAGGAACAAAGATGTTAAAGCTGCCCTGAGAAAGACTTTGAACAGGAGAATATTTTCATCATAA